A window of Sphingobacterium sp. SRCM116780 contains these coding sequences:
- a CDS encoding polysaccharide deacetylase family protein, translated as MDAYGAVVRGDRSLKQIALVFTGHDLAEGGLKVLKTLKNKSVKGSFFLTGDFLREPKFRPLVIEIKRNNHYISAHSDKHLLVSDWGDRAGLLVTKDSFVHDLEANFRELEKLGFRVNDNKYYIPSYEWYNKDIVAWSKEMGYIPVNYTPGLRTAADYTYPEMGKKYLSSADIEKGIWKENEKADGLNGFIILVHMGTDARRKDKFYDHLGKMIDQLKTEGYQFVDIRTLLQ; from the coding sequence GTGGATGCTTATGGTGCGGTAGTTAGAGGCGATCGTTCGCTAAAACAAATAGCGCTTGTTTTCACTGGACATGATTTAGCAGAGGGGGGATTGAAAGTTCTCAAAACATTAAAAAATAAATCTGTAAAAGGGTCATTTTTTTTGACGGGAGATTTCTTAAGAGAACCAAAATTTCGTCCCCTAGTAATCGAAATAAAAAGAAATAATCATTATATTTCTGCTCATTCAGATAAACATTTGCTAGTGAGTGATTGGGGAGATCGAGCTGGTTTATTAGTGACAAAAGATTCGTTTGTACATGATTTGGAAGCGAATTTTAGGGAATTGGAAAAACTAGGTTTTCGAGTAAATGACAATAAATATTATATACCTTCATACGAATGGTATAACAAAGATATTGTCGCATGGAGTAAAGAGATGGGGTATATTCCTGTTAATTATACGCCAGGTTTGCGTACAGCTGCCGATTACACATATCCAGAAATGGGCAAAAAATATCTTTCATCAGCAGATATCGAAAAAGGAATTTGGAAAGAAAATGAAAAGGCAGATGGTTTAAATGGATTCATCATCCTAGTACATATGGGTACTGATGCGCGTAGGAAGGATAAATTTTATGATCATTTGGGTAAAATGATAGATCAATTAAAAACAGAAGGATATCAATTTGTTGATATTCGAACGTTGTTACAATAG
- the murQ gene encoding N-acetylmuramic acid 6-phosphate etherase, producing the protein MINTTEKESNYQDLEKMTVLELLTNINNEDRTVPIAVEKAIPQIEVLVNECVAKMKNGGRVFYIGAGTSGRLGILDASECPPTYGVPFDWIIGLIAGGDVAIRKAVEFAEDDMEQAWKDLSEYSINAKDVIIGIAASGTTPYVVGGLKAANAAGLATGCIVCNGGSVIAAEAQFPIEVIVGPEFVTGSTRMKAGTAQKLVLNMLSTSIMIQLGRVKGNKMVDMQLSNHKLVARGVRIIMDETNATEAEATDLLEKFGNVRQAIETYQETH; encoded by the coding sequence ATGATAAATACAACCGAAAAAGAATCGAATTACCAAGATTTAGAAAAAATGACTGTTTTGGAGTTGTTAACCAATATTAATAACGAAGATAGAACAGTTCCGATTGCTGTGGAGAAAGCTATTCCTCAAATAGAGGTACTTGTAAATGAATGTGTAGCTAAAATGAAAAATGGAGGTCGTGTTTTTTATATTGGTGCTGGTACTAGTGGACGATTAGGGATTTTGGATGCTTCAGAATGTCCTCCAACATACGGTGTTCCATTTGACTGGATTATCGGCCTAATTGCTGGGGGTGATGTAGCGATTCGAAAAGCGGTAGAATTCGCAGAAGATGATATGGAACAGGCGTGGAAAGATTTATCAGAGTATAGCATCAATGCGAAAGATGTTATTATTGGCATTGCGGCTTCGGGTACGACTCCATATGTCGTTGGTGGTCTAAAGGCGGCAAATGCTGCAGGGTTAGCAACAGGTTGTATTGTGTGTAATGGAGGCTCAGTGATTGCTGCGGAAGCTCAATTTCCAATAGAAGTAATTGTAGGGCCAGAGTTTGTTACTGGTTCTACACGTATGAAAGCAGGTACAGCTCAGAAATTAGTGTTAAACATGTTGAGTACCTCTATCATGATTCAATTAGGTCGTGTGAAAGGAAATAAAATGGTGGACATGCAATTGTCCAACCATAAGTTGGTGGCACGTGGTGTTCGTATTATTATGGATGAAACGAATGCAACAGAAGCAGAGGCAACAGATTTATTGGAGAAATTTGGTAATGTTCGCCAAGCTATTGAAACTTACCAAGAAACACATTAA